In Citrus sinensis cultivar Valencia sweet orange chromosome 2, DVS_A1.0, whole genome shotgun sequence, a single genomic region encodes these proteins:
- the LOC102612716 gene encoding signaling peptide TAXIMIN 1, which yields MCNADGDCRPLGFLLGLPFAFLSLLVSIVGVVVWIVGLLLTCICPCCLCLTVIVELALELIKAPIHVMEWFTSQIPC from the exons ATGTGCAACGCAGATGGAGATTGCAGGCCATTGGGCTTTCTCTTGGGCCTTCCCTTCGCCTTTCTCTCCCTCCTCGTCTCCATCGTCGGTGTCGTCGTGTGGATCGTCGG GCTGTTGTTGACTTGCATATGCCCTTGTTGTTTGTGCTTGACCGTAATAGTGGAATTGGCTCTGGAATTGATTAAAGCTCCTATTCATGTCATGGAATGGTTCACTTCTCAGATCCCTTGCTAA